One genomic region from Mangifera indica cultivar Alphonso chromosome 17, CATAS_Mindica_2.1, whole genome shotgun sequence encodes:
- the LOC123200246 gene encoding putative disease resistance RPP13-like protein 1, translating to MGGVGKTTLAKLAYNDVRLEGHFDFKAWVCVSEEFDVIKITKTILDSIAGHIGDVNDLNMLQVKLKEKLLRKKFLFVLDDIWTENPSDWSLLRYPFEVGSPESKIIITTRNEVISTMMGTLPAYSLKELSDEACLRIFTQYALGTTDFSLHEHLKEIGEKIVKKCNGLPLAAEILGGLLRGKPNSNAWGGVLNSRVWDLPEEKSNILPALRVSYFFLPSHLKRCFAYCSVFPKDYEFLKEEIILLWMAEGLLQNNKKQMEDLGNEFFHDLKSSVGF from the coding sequence ATGGGTGGTGTGGGAAAGACAACACTTGCTAAACTTGCCTACAATGATGTCAGATTGGAAggtcattttgatttcaaagcTTGGGTTTGTGTTTCTGAAGAATTTGATGTGATCAAGATAACAAAAACAATTCTAGATTCCATTGCTGGACATATTGGTGATGTTAATGATCTTAACATGCTTCAAGTGAAATTGAAGGAGAAGTTGTTGAGaaagaaatttttgtttgttttggatGATATATGGACTGAGAATCCTAGTGATTGGTCTCTCTTACGCTATCCCTTTGAAGTAGGCTCACCAGAAAGCAAGATTATTATCACAACTCGTAATGAAGTTATTTCAACCATGATGGGTACTCTTCCAGCTTATTCATTGAAAGAGTTATCAGATGAAGCTTGTTTGCGTATATTTACTCAATACGCATTGGGGACAACAGATTTTAGTCTGCATGAGCACTTGAAGGAAATTGGTGAGAAGATAGTAAAAAAATGCAATGGCTTACCTTTGGCAGCAGAAATCCTAGGTGGGCTATTACGTGGGAAACCTAATAGCAATGCCTGGGGAGGAGTACTGAATAGTAGAGTATGGGATTTACCAGAAGAGAAAAGCAACATTTTACCAGCTTTGAGAGTAAGTTATTTCTTCCTTCCTTCTCATTTAAAAAGATGTTTTGCATACTGTTCAGTATTCCCAAAGGATTATGAATTTCTTAAAGAAGAGATAATCTTGTTATGGATGGCTGAGGGTTTATTACAGAATAATAAGAAGCAAATGGAAGATTTGGGCAATGAGTTCTTTCATGATCTGAAATCAAGTGTTggattttaa